CTTTTTGTCTTCCCTGGTGCTGACAGCAGCATCCCGATGAAGCGTGCTCATTagaagcaattttttttttctttttgggacAATAGGACACAAGAGTATGTGTCTCAGAGAACACAAACTTCGAAGAATATCTGGCCCTGTCTTTTGTTGCAATCAGTGCAGGTGGAAGCTCAAGTTTGTTCTTCCTTACTGTTAGCACCATGAATAGCTTTCTTTTGAGCAGCTCCTGGCCAAGTGCATATGATGTGAAGAAATTATCACATGTGATGGTTTGTCCCCGGAGACCTTCTGCCATGTCAAGAACCACACGCTTGCCCTGTTGTTTTTCTGGCTGTCCATCTGACTGTACAACATGCATGTTGTAAGCATAGCTGGTCCTGGCATCGCATGCTACCCAGATCTTCATGCCATACTTGCCAGGTTTACTCGGCATGTACCGCTTGAAGGCACAGCGACCTCTGAAGGGGACCAGGCGCTCATCCACAGTCACATCAACTCCTGGATTGTACATAAGCTGCAGGCGATACACCCACTTGTCACAGATGTCATGGAGAGCAGCAAGTTTGTTGCTCTTCTTCAGATTCCAccttgtctctctcctcctcaacaggATTCCAAATTAAATCCAGAGCCTCTGacacagtatatacatatatatatatatatatatatatatatatatatatatatatatatatatataaacccaTATTtatgatgtagaaactttgaaaacatttctaaaacacaaacacaaaggttaaaggggaaatatgtaatactggcagctaacatttaaaatagttactccagtccaaattcaaaatactggagagagtcatcTCCCCCGGCCCCTCCTCCCTACACGCGAAGTTCAGGTTCAACTTGGTTGAGAATGCAGCATCccacaatgttgctagacgctagtCTCACGTAGCCAGACATCACTCCACAGCGCAGCAGTAGCTAACATTACATGCTAGCTatgttgacagtcataaaagcctgtgctcacgcggagctctgtacccgatTGACAGCCACCCTATCTTGGCTTAAAACTACTGCAACAACCGCTAAAACATGACCTCGCCATCCTCTCTTcctgactgacagacacactttctcagCTTTTAATTACGGCAacaaccgctaaaaataccataaCCTTGCCGccctctccacctgactgacagacacacattctcggcttaaaattacggcaacaaccgctaaaaaaaaccttgaaaaactcCTCTCTACCCGACTGACAGACACGCTttcttggcttaaaattacCCACCATTTGTTGGCTatggccgctgaacaggctacacagTTGTTTTTCGAAAGTTAAATTGCATTTTTCCATTATGAGGAAGTCAAACTTGCAATTTCTGTCATATAGGTCTGTTGtggttgtaaacagccgtggcccgcttgctggtcctccggtaacgttagcacgtgTTAGCATGTATGGCGCCGTTAGCCAGGAACAGTCAGGATCACttcactggctgtgtctcaattgtttttgcgagtaactaaCTTGAGTactctatataattcaatgtgagtacacaaatgttaatatgacataaaatgcccgtccctagtagccgtgataaattagcctaaagcttaatgcttacctgttcaggaggaaattagccaactctgcgtccttttggtcTCCAAGCTGtctctttcaaatacatctctaATATTTACCCGCATTTTATTACATCTCTGGTTATGCAACTGTTTAGAAACATGCCAAGGTTCTAGAGGTTGGGTAGAACCTATCTCAGTTGATCCTGttagtttgtttgctgcttccatggCTGTAGCGCGCTAGGTttgcgtttttacaggtatGTCTGGCAACCCGGCCGGGCTTTCAAAATGGGCAGTTGATAATAACACACAGGCTTTGACGGAAAtttcaaaggagaaaatactggctttagcattgttgtcagaaaagatagtatttcaacttagcatgtttcctagggtgaccagatttcccggaactaAAACCTGGACACTTTGCACGGACACGCTTTTTAACGTTGTTTATTTCCTATTAATATGTTTATGTTAGgtaccctgctacatcctgtgacaccctgcagtgccctgctatgccatgaactactacaactactatttccagtcactgatccattatctttattgtgactattattgccactgttcatcacacccccaaccggaatcgtcagacaccgcctaccaagagcctgggtctgtcccaggtttcttcctgagaggaagtttttcctcgccactgtcgcactgaatgtttgctcttgggggaattactggaattgttgggtctttgtaaattatagagtgtggtctagacctactctatctgtaaagtgtcttgagataactcttgttatgaattgatactataaataaaattgaattgaattgaatgtatgCACCATACACCAAGGTAAATTTGttgtaagtgttacttacttggaaataaatccttttctgattccgattctttTAATTCTCAAAATTCTACTcaaatacagtacttgagtatgTAATACTGTCTACATGGGATTTTAACTTTTTCAATGCTACACTGAAAAAAAGGAACTGCACTGCACAATTATGAAGTATCAAATTGTCCAGTAAGTTAaccaagactattttgcagaggcaccattacTGCGTCCGGaacttagcaccacccaagactactgtgattggtttaatggAATGAAAACACACcatactccacagcgctgtggagatagacaGATGTCTGACAATGTGAGAGGAAATGTTCTGCAACTCATGCAACTCATTCCATGTGCTGGTTGCatgaaaaatatatatgaaaatataattgtttttgtttttgtttttctgttttattttgttgtattctATTTTTGCAGGGTAATGTAAACTAGATCCTGTGCTACATAGTCTGATACGGTAGATGGAGGTATGCAACTAAATGTGGTATTGCAATACGCCAAAACACACGAAGAACAGTCTGGCTAATCAGAGTTTGAGACGTCATATTTATGTCAAATTTGCGTTTCCTAGGATGGTGAAGGCATGACCCGCCTTACActtcctctgattggctagtactcatTGCCTTCGTTGGTTGGATTGGTTAGATTTCGTTAAAAGAAGTGtaattggttagggttagggtacgAATgtcagggtaagccaatcagaggtagggtaaggcagagtagggcgggacattCCTTCGCCATTCTGGGAAGAAAATGTTCGCCTCCTGTTTATGGTATTGGTTTATGCATCTCAGCTCAGCTAGCGCAGGTCTGCCAGTTTCAACCAGCACATTTATGGTTTAATACTTTTAATGAACAACAGCAAATAAAAAGTAAGTGCTATGACGAATCTCGCATATGTTTCGACTAACGTTACGTAACAGTTTGGCAACTTAGCTTCCCATATTTCTTAAGCTAACATTGACGTTACTTCGCTAACAAACCATTTAACCTAACCTGCCAACATTTATGATGGCGCCTGAAGTGAAATGAAGCTTTTGCTAATACATTTTGGACTGAGTGGAAAGTCATCTGCTTAACGTAACTTAACATTCAAGTCACAGTATTGCTGCAGCTGTGAAGCTAGTTGTAGGctgttaatgtgttgtgtgtggtggttaTAAGgattgggtttaaaaaaaaatctattttccgatttaaatctattttcattttaatgatCCCAAATCGATTCCTAAAATCCAAGAATCGATCTTTgtatgtctctctgtttgtctgtgtcacataataactttatttgtatgGCATTTTCAAAACCAAGTTACAAGGGGATTAAATAAACCTCCAAAGTTGGGCTACATTTTGGTGagggaaaaactggcatggGCATTTTCAAAGGGGTCCCTCTGTCACCTCAATGTGTATATGAATGAAATATCACTCAATACTCACTGACTGTAGAGCTGCACTttattgtgtgttcatgttaaataaaaattacattaaTGTAACTGCTTCGGGGTcagttcttaatgtaaacattgatACTTTTAAGAATGCAGCAGGTTAGAGGGAACAATGTACAATTGTAAATTCTCTTTCATATTCAAgctacttttattattttttattataactgAAATGTTCCTAACCTAATAGATATTGAAATGGGAATAAAATCGGTTTGGGACTTTGTGAATCGCAATCAAATCGATTTGGAAAAATCATtgacgatacccagccctgttCGTTATTATAAATTATTCCGACAACAACAAATACCTGCTATGCGAGCTACACAGTAACGTTAACAGCATATTCTTCTTCATCCCTGTTTCATTGAGACACCCATCGTATTGTTTGAATTTACTGAACCACCTCATTCTCTGATATAGTTTTCTTACTGACTTTATAATTTGCCGATGAAGAAATGATGTTTAAACGTGTTATGTTTCGCTTCCAGGTATCCGTTATGGCTTCTCGAGCAGGTCCGAGGGCAGCAGGCACAGATGGTAGTGACTTTCAGCACCGGGAGCGGGTTGCCGCCCACTACCAGATGAGGTCGGTTCTTTAACCATTTAAGTAACTGAGTGTTATCTGTCAGAGGTCTATGGATCCTAACTACCTCTTATAGCCGGGACACACTTAGCCGATTATCGCccgttagacagtctggcgaggtcagtgactcaaatctgttcgttgtgtcccgtgccgtcgtcagtctggggggctgtcggcgttcattttggccgacctgacatgttcggtcgccggcagggcagtcgggactcacccggaaatggggagcggaatgaggtgactagagtctctcaaaatctgacgaaaatcttttaaactgacctttgttgagctgaaatgaagacagattcagcaactgcacggcctatttctcacttaaaatgttttcagaaacatgtttcagtgaactattttagtacaatatgagatcgtattctgaacagcCGCCATGACGGTCTGGCTTTatatttccggagaaaacaacggttataaaagcccgtgctctcgcggagctctgtacccggctgaTAGTCACCTTTTATTGACTAACCGTAACAACAGCGGGCGCTAAAAAGGCTTTGTGCCCAGGGCACAGTCACTGTATGTCGGCTACGCCCGCTGAACAGAAGCGGGGGAATAGTTTTGGCAGGTGGGTGATTGTTGGTACTACTACTTCCAGTACGTTATACAGCTTGTCTATCACGCATAAGTCagtacattacacattatggttGCATGACAGTTTGTAAGAAAGTGGGAATCATCTTACTGTCCAACATATGATAACCTTGAAGCTGTCGATGGTAACGTTAGCCacaataatataacataacaaCAGTACAAACATTGCAAAGCGACCTGTAGAGAACACTGTGTCCCAATCTAACAACTCAGACTACGGGCTGTTTTGTTTCCATTACGAGGAAGTCAAACTTGCGGTTTCTGGCATATGTCATGGATCCTacgttagcagttagcgtgtattagcatggcggcgttagcacCAGTCAGATTCCCTTCACCGGCTGtgtcaaaaaaaatgttgcgAGTAACTAACACGAGCACTCTATGTAATTTATGGCCAGCacatgaatgttgaaatgactaTCCCTACGTTAGCCTTGATATAAGTGATGAAATTCAACGCAAACCTGTTTAGGAGGTCATTAGTCAACTCTGTGTCCTTTTAaagctctaagctgtctccatcttttaaaTGCATCTCTAATATTGTATTTACTGTGGTTATGCAGCCATAGAAAGATtgcaagtttttatttttttatttttagtgcaGGTAGAATGAATCTGAAGCGTGCTGGGTTTTcgttttacaggtatatctggcaacccggcccaGCTGTCAAAATAGGCAGTTGATATCAACAcgcaggccaaaacacaaacagacattctgtcacggaacggaaatttcaaggAAATACTGCATTTAGCATTGTTGTTAGAAAACATCTTCAActcagcatgtttccttaatatctgatgacacattGTGTGATcaaatacagtaaatgtattACATGTTGCACCTTTAAGTTTAAGTTCCAATTCAAGAGTTTTACTAATTAGCTCTTGAGTGTAAACCATCCAGACAAGTGCTTAACATTATATTCACGAGCCAAAGTGCTGAAAGAATGTGCTGTTTCATTGCTCCGTTTGCCTGTTGTACTTAAACTAACTACTACTAAAAATTGTAATTAAAGTACTAAAATAAGAtattacttaaaggtgccctgccacacgtatttcattactttgtggtaatgtctgaagttctaccatggactctgtaacattttttgtggaaaaaattagggctgctccctcttagtcgtttagttgactaatcggtcgttttggtcttagtcaacttagatttctttagtcgattagtcatctttgattctttttttcatgctgaaggacttatttccaagaaacgtacgagcacatctctggtaaacacaagaattaaagtggtgcttttgtgtgactctttgtggagaaactcagatttacagatctgtcgattaaatcaactaatcaattagtcgatacaattgaatgagtgttagtcgactaagattttcttcaatcgagcacagccctagaaaaaatgccttggttaccttgtttcaagccattctagcgtggtatagaaagcctgcagctcgatttctgccagttctcattaatattcaacaagctaagctgtttgaatctgattggctaacagctagccaatgagagcctggctgtcagaatcctttacccagcccaactgggcaagCTAAtaaatagtaatgagctcaggcaacatgatgtcagactgaccagcttttgtaattggcctgatttctccgcttatttcttttcagtggctagagctgacagaggaggtagcagttcattttcacattcacaacataacataacacatatggacctaacatatttcaaaaaatgcaagtaaaaacggttttgtatggcagggcacctttaaaaaaaatctgttagaATTTGATCCAGAGGATTTATCATCAATGCACTGATGAGTTCAATTAACTCTTAAAACgacttgttttgtgtgtgactgTACCCATCTGTCTCATTTGCACAGCGTTGCCCTGAAGTCTGAAATCCGTAAACTCAACATTGTTCATGTGCTGATTTGGGTGCTAATGGCAGCTCAGGTAATAGCaaacttaaaaatgtttttttatttaaaactaaaacGAGTATTTTGAGCTCGTTGTGACTCTTGTGTTGTCAATATTTTCTTAGGTGACAGTCAGCCAGCTGAGCCTGGTGTCGCACAAGGTTGTTGCCGCTCCGTACCAATGGGAGTACCCTTACCTCCTGAGCATAATTCCCTCTGTCTTCAGCTTCTTGGCGTTGCCCCGCAACAACATCAGCTACTTGGTCATCTCCATGATCAGTGCCGGCCTCTTCTGTGTGGCCCCGCTGATCTATGGCAGCATGGAAATGTTCCCCGTGGCACAGCAGCTGTATCGGCACGGCAAAGCCTACCGATTCATCTTTGGCTTCTCTGCCGTGACGGTTATGTACCTGGTGATCGTCATCGCTGTGCAGGTGCACGGCTGGCAGATCTACTATAGCAAGAAGCTGCTCGACCAGTGGTTCACCAGCACacaggagaagaaaaagaaatgagagCATGTTTAGCGCTGAGCCCGTGTGGACAAGAGGATCTCGGAGCTGAGGCGTTTGGAAACCAGACACAGAACTGGTGGATTAAGCCAGCCAAGACCAAGAGAAGAGACTCTCAAAACTATTGTGGTCCTTCATCATCGTtttctatatttatatttgacaGTAATAACGTCATTGTTCAATTGTTGGCAGAAAAATCATTCCCTGGATTGCTTGTGACTGCTGCCATCACTCAGTACATCAATCCTCCTggcatttaaaataataaactgtacATGTTTAcagatgtttgttgtttttgaaaGATGATATATAGATCTTGAAATAAacctacacatttaaaataaggTGAGATAAACCTTTATTGATCTCCAGCAGGGACATTGTTATTGTATTGTGACCATTCagattaaaacaaacatttacacatgTAGGAAAGTATACattgttaaagaaaaacaagtgtCATCacaatatatgttaaatgtttcATGTAATCTATCTACATTAATTTAACTTGATGTAGATTACTTCAAAATATGACATGTTGCATAAAATTTCTAAATTAAATGAActacacattttcaaaatgcacacaaaatatgGACTATTAAAATATCCTCTGACTATTTCAGGTTGAAAATTCATGATAAAACATCACGCAATAAAATTTACAGTAGTGTGGTCTATGTGTACATTTTCTACACAAACTACAATATTAAGCCTTTGAAAAAATGCATATAcatttgtatacaaacacctgACTCTATTTATAGACACCAAAATAGAATGCTTTAAAGAAAAAGATCTACATGTTAACTGTTCATGCATTTCCAAATACAATGATATGAAGCATAATATTCTTACATTCTAATAAAGAAAACCCATGATTAAATCCTCCATAATTATGGAACAACTTGTCATCAATTATCCCAAATCATTAtccaaaacacaacacatacagaTTTAAAGAGCACGCTTGCTCATTGTATGGCACTCTTAAAAGTATTGGCTTCATGCCTAAAGCAATAAAGGTTAATAAactaaaaaatagaaaacatatcTTTATTTCTCTGTGGGCATTACATAGTAATGAACCATTTGGCATGTTTCACTGAAACAACTAATATCTGCCTTGTTTGGCAAATAAATATGATAGATTGGACTGTCTGACTGACAGTGATTTTGAGCTTCACTTAAGCATGAAAATGTTTCCCTTTCAGGATCTGCCGCACCTAAAACAAACGAAAGAAATCATCACTCATTCTATCAAAACAGAACAGTAAAAGATAAAATAGAAGATTGGTCCGAATATTCTTTTTTATATCTTATTGTGTTACAAAATTTCTCATTAGAGTATGTTTTCAAATGCCTCACTCTTTAATATCTTCAAATATGTGATCTTTTGCCAACC
The genomic region above belongs to Perca fluviatilis chromosome 24, GENO_Pfluv_1.0, whole genome shotgun sequence and contains:
- the jagn1b gene encoding protein jagunal homolog 1-B, with protein sequence MASRAGPRAAGTDGSDFQHRERVAAHYQMSVALKSEIRKLNIVHVLIWVLMAAQVTVSQLSLVSHKVVAAPYQWEYPYLLSIIPSVFSFLALPRNNISYLVISMISAGLFCVAPLIYGSMEMFPVAQQLYRHGKAYRFIFGFSAVTVMYLVIVIAVQVHGWQIYYSKKLLDQWFTSTQEKKKK